Proteins encoded within one genomic window of Couchioplanes caeruleus:
- a CDS encoding type I polyketide synthase → MTSPSDRVVEALRSSVKETERLRRQNQQLIEQRTEPIAIVGMSCRYPGGVRSPEDLWRLLIEGGDAIGGFPGDRGWDLTALREAGVDARGMPVSQEGGFLDDVAGFDAGFFGISPREAVTMDPQQRLLLETSWEAFESAGIDPASLRRSPTGVYLGTNGQDYAYLLIRDVDDATGDIGTGIAAGAVSGRVSYTMGLEGPAVTVDTACSSSLVALHLAAHALRNGECTLALAGGVNVMSTPGSLMEFSRQGGLASDGRCKAYADDADGTGWAEGVGLLVLEKLSDARRNGHDVLAVVRGSAVNQDGASNGFTAPNGPSQQRVIQRALRSADLQPCEVDVVEGHGTGTPLGDPIEAGALLATYGRDRDVPLLLGSLKSNIGHTQAAAGVAGVIKMVLALRRGIVPATLHADRPSSQVNWASGAVRLATRATPLPPCDRPWRGGVSSFGISGTNAHVIVEQVPSDAVEPTAPAVVPLPVSARAGAALEEQIAAVRAVEGSPVDIGFSLTRRTVFPHRAALVGDTEIRGEAAGRTVGLVFSGQGTQRVGMGRGLYERFPVFAEAFDATCAHLSIDWDDLNSTGNAQPAIFAVEVALYRLLESWGLRPAVLAGHSIGEITAAHVAGVFSLEDACTLISARARLMQALPDGGAMIAVEGRESEVPAGVSIAAINGLDALVLSGSEPAVMAAAAAFERSKRLSVSHAFHSALMDPMLDAFADAIAGIAFHRPATPLVSHVTGRTETDLFTDPAYWVRHVRETVRFADGVEAMRAAGVDTFVEVGPDSVLAALIDADLVVPTLRRDRDEQTALATAAGRLWTAGVPVDLSAWFSGGHRIPLPTYAFQHERYWPQPSGGAGVAAAGLTAPRHPLLGAAVSLADTDETVFTGLVPALPDTAWLELAIRAGDETGTPHVRDLTVTAPLDEPAALQIRVGAAEGGTRPVTLSSRMSGGEWVRNAYGTLDNGSDLLPAGDDVAEFAVDGAGAYGIDPALLAQLFPDGRRPVAWHGVSLHASAATMIRARVTPTGDDTVEIAAVDPAGEPVLTARRVTLGALPGTATSAGSLLRLDWVPAQPVAAAEAEPTIVTFGSEGDDVVAETHRITAAALTAVQDWLARDDHGRLLFVTRRRDLAAAAVHGLVRSAESENPGRFALAQTDGDLPALGGYLASGDTEFRVRGGEVFVPRLTRTPAAETAWTPRGTVLITGGTGGLGSQLAHHLAGRGANLVLVSRRGPDAPGADGLPGRVVACDLTDRAAVDELVAGIPDLSAVVHTAGVLDDGVITALNPDRLATVLRPKVDAAWNLHAATKDLDAFVLFSSTSGVMGSPGQANYAAGNVFLDALAAYRRSRGLAAQSLAWPAWAGGAGMTATLTDAGIRRISAAGLPPLTAGQGLALFDAAVAPGGEPYLMPVRMPSSGAPMPVVPALLRNLIRAGRRVAATSPGGDAALAALTARLAARTGDERQRVVTDLIRAEAAAVLGHTSAAAVDARREFRDLGFDSLTAVELRNRLTTATGLRLPATLVFDHPTPVALAGRIVADLMDEHADEIVTAGVAAGDDPIVIVGMACRLPGGVTSPDELWDLVAGGRDAIAGFPADRGWDLQGLFAEGPDRRSTSATRYGGFLRAAGDFDAGFFGISPREALAMDPQQRLLLETSWEAIERAGIDPERLTGSRTGVFMGAGGQDYTNLVMNSREDVEGHATTGLATSVISGRVSYTLGLQGPALTVDTACSSSLVALHLAAQALRTGECSLALAGGVTVMSTPTSFTGFTRQGGLAPDGRCKAFADAADGTGWAEGVGVLVVERQSDAIANGHEILAVVRGSAVNSDGASNGLTAPNGPSQQRVIRRALQAAGLSAADVDVVEGHGTGTTLGDPIEAQALLATYGRDRDPDRPLLLGSVKSNLGHTQAASGVAGIIKMVMAMRHHVLPQTLHVDRPTTHVDWAAGAIRLLITAEPWPRVNRPVRAGVSSFGISGTNAHVILEQAEPAPEHATPPVAGPVPLPVSARSEAGLDAQIGRVRAVVGEPADIGFSLATSRAALAHRAVLIGDTVVRGVASGRRLGVVFSGQGSQRAGMGRGLYDRFPVFAEAFDAVCAHLTIDWGDLDATGSAQPAIFAVEVALYRLLESWGLRPDVVGGHSVGEIVAAYVAGVFSLEDACTLISARARLMQALPAGGAMIAVEGRESEVPAGVSVAAVNGPDSLVLSGPEAAVVAAAAGFARSRRLSVSHAFHSALMEPMLDDFRVVVRTLTLNEPTLPMISNVTGGPVESGLVTDPDYWVRHVRDTVRFADGMDAMRGLGVDTFVEAGPDSVLAALIDAELVVPTLRRDRDETEAILAAAATLYVHGVDLDWTPWYPGARRIALPTYAFQHERYWPRPASSGGDVTSVGQAAARHPLLGAAVAVAGADEVILTGLLSLRVHPWLAEHDTVPGATWLELALRAGDQVGCDRVERLEIGAPLTLTEQSAVTLQVRVGVPGDDGGRAVAVHSRTGDGPWIAHASGRLAEDGGRPYEIGDAPVEAALPDGLAGDARYFGLHPELLTALLDDDLEPAVFTGVTLHASGATRLRAMLTRRGTNGYRIAAADPAGAPVLSIESVTLREPVAAAADGPRGSLLDLRWIAADASTAGRTVTLADELDDVNGDADLVLVPIAGAGEDVAAEAHRLTAYALGLIHQWLATDRFGDARLAFVTDGAVGTGDGDPIRDVAASAVWGLVRAAQSEHPDRFLLADTATGIEAVPADEPQFAVRDGVTLVPRLGRAVLPESGAWTPRGTVLITGGTGGLGSQLAHHLAGRGANLVLVSRRGPDAPGADGLPGRVVACDLTDRAAVDELVAGIPDLSAVVHTAGVLDDGVITALNPDRLATVLRPKVDAAWNLHAATKDLDAFVLFSSISGIMGSAGQANYAAGNVFLDALAAYRRSRGLAAQSLAWPAWAGGSGMTATLSESDMQRASSGLPPLTVAQGLALFDTATEVGSPYLVPVSMSSTRVRMPGVVPAVLRDLVKGGRRTAAGSAGTAATLAALTQQLAGRREDERIRYVADLIRTEAAGVLGHTSAAAVDAHREFRDIGFDSLTAVELRNRLTAVTGLRLPATMVFDHPTPAVLAEHLTKELVSEHTAQDGPALLADLDRLGAALSASEPDDVTRAAVTTRLRRILDAWRAAESGTAGVAERLGSASADDLFAFIDNELGRQGDR, encoded by the coding sequence ATGACCTCGCCCAGCGACCGGGTCGTCGAGGCACTGCGCTCGTCGGTCAAGGAGACCGAGCGGCTGCGCCGGCAGAACCAACAACTCATCGAGCAACGCACCGAACCGATCGCGATCGTCGGAATGAGCTGCCGGTACCCGGGCGGCGTCCGGTCGCCCGAGGACCTGTGGCGGCTGCTGATCGAGGGTGGCGACGCCATCGGCGGCTTCCCCGGCGACCGCGGGTGGGATCTGACCGCCCTGCGCGAGGCCGGTGTCGACGCGCGCGGCATGCCGGTCAGCCAGGAGGGCGGCTTCCTCGACGACGTGGCGGGCTTCGACGCCGGGTTCTTCGGGATCTCGCCGCGCGAGGCGGTCACCATGGACCCGCAGCAGCGGCTGTTGCTGGAGACCTCGTGGGAGGCGTTCGAGTCGGCGGGCATCGACCCGGCGTCGCTGCGCCGCAGCCCGACCGGCGTCTACCTCGGCACCAACGGGCAGGACTATGCGTATCTGCTGATCCGTGACGTGGACGACGCCACCGGTGACATCGGCACCGGCATCGCGGCCGGCGCCGTCTCGGGCCGCGTCTCCTACACGATGGGCCTCGAAGGTCCTGCGGTCACCGTGGATACCGCCTGCTCGTCGTCGCTGGTCGCCCTGCACCTGGCGGCGCACGCTCTGCGCAACGGGGAGTGCACGCTGGCGCTGGCCGGCGGAGTGAACGTGATGTCCACGCCCGGCTCCCTGATGGAGTTCAGCCGGCAGGGCGGGCTCGCCTCGGACGGGCGGTGCAAGGCGTACGCGGACGATGCGGACGGCACCGGCTGGGCCGAGGGCGTCGGCCTGCTGGTCCTGGAGAAGCTGTCCGACGCCCGCCGCAACGGCCACGACGTCCTCGCGGTGGTCCGCGGGTCAGCGGTCAACCAGGACGGAGCTTCCAACGGCTTCACCGCCCCGAACGGGCCGTCGCAGCAGCGGGTCATCCAGCGGGCGCTCCGCAGTGCCGACCTGCAACCGTGCGAGGTCGATGTCGTCGAGGGGCACGGCACCGGCACCCCACTCGGCGACCCCATCGAGGCCGGCGCCCTGCTCGCCACGTACGGCCGGGATCGCGACGTGCCGCTGCTGCTCGGCTCCCTCAAGTCGAACATCGGCCACACCCAGGCCGCCGCCGGGGTCGCCGGCGTGATCAAGATGGTGCTCGCGCTGCGGCGCGGCATCGTCCCCGCGACGCTGCACGCGGACCGGCCGTCCTCGCAGGTGAACTGGGCCTCAGGGGCGGTCCGGCTGGCCACCCGGGCGACGCCGCTCCCGCCCTGCGACCGGCCGTGGCGCGGCGGGGTCTCCTCGTTCGGCATCTCCGGCACCAACGCGCACGTCATCGTCGAGCAGGTTCCTTCCGACGCCGTCGAGCCGACGGCACCGGCGGTGGTCCCGCTGCCGGTCTCCGCGCGCGCCGGCGCCGCGCTGGAGGAGCAGATCGCGGCTGTACGCGCCGTCGAGGGTTCCCCGGTCGACATCGGCTTCTCCCTCACCCGCCGGACCGTTTTCCCGCACCGGGCGGCCCTCGTCGGCGATACCGAGATCCGGGGCGAGGCTGCCGGCCGTACCGTCGGGCTGGTCTTCTCCGGGCAGGGCACCCAGCGCGTCGGCATGGGCCGTGGCCTGTACGAGCGCTTCCCCGTCTTCGCTGAGGCGTTCGACGCCACCTGTGCGCACCTGAGCATCGACTGGGACGACCTGAATTCCACCGGCAACGCGCAGCCGGCGATCTTCGCCGTCGAGGTGGCGCTCTACCGGCTCCTCGAGTCGTGGGGTCTACGGCCGGCGGTTCTCGCCGGGCACTCGATCGGTGAGATCACGGCCGCGCACGTGGCCGGGGTGTTCAGCCTCGAGGACGCGTGCACGCTGATCTCCGCGCGAGCCCGGTTGATGCAGGCGTTGCCGGACGGTGGGGCGATGATCGCGGTCGAGGGGCGGGAGTCGGAGGTCCCGGCCGGCGTTTCGATCGCGGCGATCAACGGCCTGGACGCGCTTGTGCTGTCCGGCTCGGAGCCCGCCGTCATGGCGGCCGCGGCGGCCTTCGAGCGGAGTAAGCGCCTGAGCGTCAGCCACGCCTTCCACTCGGCGCTGATGGATCCGATGCTGGACGCCTTCGCCGACGCCATCGCCGGGATCGCATTCCACCGCCCGGCCACCCCGCTCGTCTCCCACGTCACAGGCCGGACCGAGACCGACCTGTTCACCGATCCCGCCTACTGGGTGCGGCACGTGCGGGAGACGGTCCGGTTCGCCGACGGCGTCGAGGCCATGCGCGCGGCCGGCGTGGACACCTTCGTCGAGGTCGGCCCGGATTCGGTGCTGGCTGCCCTGATCGACGCCGACCTCGTGGTGCCGACCCTGCGCCGCGACCGCGACGAGCAGACCGCCCTGGCCACCGCGGCCGGGCGCCTGTGGACCGCCGGCGTGCCGGTCGACCTGAGCGCCTGGTTCTCCGGCGGCCACCGGATCCCGCTGCCCACCTACGCCTTTCAGCACGAGCGCTACTGGCCGCAGCCTTCCGGCGGCGCCGGCGTCGCCGCGGCCGGGCTGACCGCACCCCGGCACCCGCTGCTCGGCGCGGCCGTGTCGCTCGCCGACACCGACGAGACCGTCTTCACCGGCCTCGTCCCCGCGCTGCCGGACACCGCCTGGCTCGAACTGGCCATCCGGGCCGGCGACGAGACCGGCACCCCGCACGTGCGCGACCTGACCGTGACCGCCCCCCTGGACGAGCCGGCCGCCCTGCAGATCCGCGTCGGCGCCGCGGAGGGCGGGACCCGGCCGGTCACCCTGTCCTCGCGGATGTCCGGCGGCGAGTGGGTCCGCAACGCGTACGGCACCCTCGACAACGGCTCCGATCTGCTGCCGGCCGGTGACGACGTCGCCGAGTTCGCGGTGGACGGTGCCGGTGCGTACGGCATCGATCCGGCCCTGCTCGCCCAGCTTTTCCCGGACGGCCGCCGCCCGGTCGCGTGGCACGGCGTCTCCCTGCACGCGTCCGCGGCCACCATGATCCGCGCCCGGGTCACCCCGACCGGCGACGACACGGTCGAGATCGCCGCGGTGGACCCGGCCGGCGAACCGGTCCTCACCGCCCGCCGGGTCACCCTCGGTGCCCTGCCCGGGACGGCCACGTCCGCGGGATCGCTGCTGCGCCTCGACTGGGTGCCGGCCCAGCCGGTCGCCGCCGCGGAAGCCGAGCCGACCATCGTGACGTTCGGGTCCGAGGGCGACGACGTGGTGGCCGAGACGCACCGCATCACCGCCGCCGCCCTGACGGCGGTCCAGGACTGGCTCGCCCGCGACGACCACGGCCGCCTGCTCTTTGTCACCCGTCGCCGGGATCTTGCCGCCGCCGCGGTGCACGGCCTGGTCCGTTCGGCGGAATCCGAGAACCCGGGCCGCTTCGCGCTCGCCCAGACCGACGGCGACCTGCCCGCTCTGGGTGGCTACCTGGCCTCCGGTGACACCGAGTTCCGTGTACGCGGCGGCGAGGTCTTCGTTCCACGCCTGACCCGCACCCCCGCGGCGGAGACCGCGTGGACGCCGCGCGGCACCGTGCTCATCACCGGCGGTACGGGCGGTCTCGGCTCGCAGCTCGCCCACCATCTCGCCGGGCGTGGCGCGAATCTGGTGCTGGTCAGCCGCCGCGGTCCGGACGCGCCCGGCGCGGACGGGCTGCCGGGCCGGGTCGTGGCCTGCGACCTGACCGACCGTGCCGCCGTGGACGAGCTGGTCGCGGGCATTCCCGACCTGTCCGCGGTCGTGCACACCGCGGGTGTCCTCGACGACGGCGTGATCACCGCCCTGAACCCGGACCGGCTCGCCACCGTGCTGCGTCCCAAGGTCGACGCGGCCTGGAACCTGCACGCGGCAACGAAAGATCTCGACGCGTTCGTGCTGTTCTCGTCCACCTCCGGTGTGATGGGCAGTCCTGGACAGGCCAACTACGCAGCGGGGAACGTGTTCCTGGACGCTCTCGCCGCATACCGGCGGTCGCGAGGCCTCGCCGCGCAGTCGCTCGCCTGGCCCGCCTGGGCGGGTGGCGCCGGCATGACCGCCACCCTCACCGACGCCGGGATCCGCCGCATCTCCGCGGCCGGTCTGCCGCCGCTCACCGCCGGACAGGGCCTCGCACTCTTCGACGCCGCCGTCGCCCCCGGCGGTGAGCCCTACCTGATGCCGGTCCGCATGCCGTCGTCCGGCGCCCCGATGCCGGTGGTGCCGGCGCTGCTCCGCAACCTGATCCGGGCCGGGCGCCGCGTCGCCGCGACCAGCCCCGGCGGCGACGCGGCCCTGGCCGCCCTCACCGCACGACTCGCCGCCCGGACCGGCGATGAGCGGCAGCGCGTGGTCACCGACCTGATCCGCGCCGAGGCCGCCGCCGTGCTCGGCCACACCTCGGCCGCCGCCGTCGACGCCCGGCGTGAGTTCCGCGACCTCGGTTTCGACTCGCTCACCGCGGTGGAACTGCGCAACCGGCTCACCACCGCCACCGGCCTGCGGCTGCCCGCCACCCTGGTGTTCGACCACCCGACGCCGGTCGCGCTGGCCGGACGGATCGTCGCCGACCTGATGGACGAGCACGCCGACGAGATCGTCACGGCGGGGGTGGCGGCCGGCGACGACCCGATCGTCATCGTCGGCATGGCCTGCCGCCTGCCCGGCGGCGTCACCTCGCCGGACGAGCTGTGGGACCTGGTCGCCGGCGGCCGCGACGCCATCGCCGGGTTCCCCGCCGACCGCGGCTGGGACCTGCAGGGCCTTTTCGCCGAGGGCCCGGACCGGCGCAGCACCAGCGCCACCCGCTACGGCGGCTTCCTGCGCGCCGCGGGCGACTTCGACGCCGGGTTCTTCGGCATCTCCCCGCGCGAGGCGCTCGCCATGGACCCGCAGCAGCGCCTGCTGCTGGAGACCAGCTGGGAGGCGATCGAACGGGCGGGCATCGACCCGGAACGCCTCACCGGCAGCCGCACCGGCGTGTTCATGGGTGCGGGCGGCCAGGACTACACGAACCTGGTGATGAACTCCCGCGAGGACGTCGAGGGGCACGCCACCACCGGCCTGGCCACCAGCGTCATCTCCGGCCGGGTGTCGTACACGCTGGGTCTGCAGGGCCCGGCCCTGACTGTGGACACGGCCTGTTCGTCGTCGCTGGTCGCGCTGCATCTGGCCGCGCAGGCGCTGCGAACCGGCGAATGCTCGCTCGCGCTGGCCGGTGGCGTCACCGTGATGTCCACCCCGACCAGCTTCACCGGCTTCACCCGTCAGGGCGGACTCGCGCCCGACGGGCGCTGTAAGGCGTTCGCGGACGCGGCGGACGGCACCGGCTGGGCCGAGGGCGTGGGTGTGCTGGTGGTCGAGCGGCAGTCCGACGCGATCGCCAACGGTCATGAGATCCTCGCGGTCGTACGCGGGTCGGCGGTCAACTCCGACGGTGCCTCGAACGGGCTGACCGCCCCGAACGGGCCCTCGCAGCAACGCGTCATCCGCCGCGCCCTGCAGGCGGCCGGGCTCTCCGCCGCCGACGTGGACGTGGTGGAGGGGCACGGCACCGGCACCACCCTCGGCGATCCCATCGAGGCGCAGGCCCTGCTGGCGACGTACGGGCGGGACCGGGACCCGGACCGGCCGCTGCTGCTCGGCTCGGTCAAGTCGAACCTCGGGCACACCCAGGCGGCCTCCGGCGTGGCCGGGATCATCAAGATGGTCATGGCGATGCGCCACCACGTCCTTCCGCAGACCCTGCACGTGGACCGGCCGACGACCCACGTCGACTGGGCCGCCGGGGCGATCCGGCTGCTCATCACCGCCGAGCCGTGGCCCCGGGTGAACCGGCCGGTGCGCGCGGGCGTCTCGTCGTTCGGCATCTCCGGCACCAACGCGCACGTCATCCTGGAGCAGGCCGAGCCCGCGCCGGAACACGCGACCCCACCGGTCGCCGGGCCGGTCCCGCTGCCGGTGTCGGCCCGTTCCGAGGCGGGGCTGGACGCGCAGATCGGCCGCGTCCGGGCCGTCGTGGGCGAGCCCGCCGACATCGGCTTCTCGCTGGCGACCAGCCGGGCCGCGCTGGCGCACCGCGCAGTGCTCATCGGTGACACTGTGGTCCGCGGTGTCGCTTCCGGACGCCGTCTCGGCGTGGTCTTCTCCGGGCAGGGTTCGCAGCGCGCCGGTATGGGCCGTGGTCTGTACGACCGTTTCCCGGTCTTCGCCGAGGCGTTCGACGCCGTCTGTGCGCACCTGACGATCGACTGGGGCGACCTCGATGCCACCGGTAGCGCGCAGCCGGCGATCTTCGCCGTCGAGGTGGCGCTCTACCGGCTCCTCGAGTCGTGGGGCCTGCGGCCGGACGTGGTGGGTGGGCATTCGGTCGGGGAGATCGTGGCCGCGTATGTGGCCGGGGTGTTCAGCCTCGAGGACGCGTGCACGCTGATCTCCGCGCGGGCCCGGTTGATGCAGGCGTTGCCGGCCGGTGGGGCGATGATCGCGGTCGAGGGGCGGGAGTCGGAGGTGCCGGCCGGCGTTTCGGTCGCGGCGGTCAACGGTCCGGACTCGCTGGTGTTGTCCGGTCCGGAGGCGGCTGTCGTGGCGGCCGCGGCGGGTTTCGCGCGCAGCAGGCGCCTCAGTGTCAGTCACGCCTTCCACTCGGCGCTGATGGAGCCGATGCTCGACGACTTCCGCGTCGTCGTCCGGACCCTCACGCTGAACGAGCCGACCCTGCCGATGATCTCCAACGTCACCGGCGGACCGGTCGAGTCCGGCCTGGTCACCGACCCGGACTACTGGGTGCGGCACGTGCGCGATACGGTCCGCTTCGCCGACGGCATGGACGCCATGCGCGGCCTCGGCGTGGACACCTTCGTCGAGGCCGGGCCGGACTCGGTGCTGGCCGCGCTGATCGACGCCGAGCTGGTGGTACCGACGCTGCGCCGCGACCGCGACGAGACCGAGGCGATCCTCGCCGCCGCGGCCACCCTGTACGTCCACGGCGTCGACCTGGACTGGACCCCCTGGTACCCGGGCGCGCGCCGGATCGCACTGCCCACCTACGCGTTCCAGCACGAGCGTTACTGGCCGCGTCCGGCCTCCTCCGGTGGCGACGTCACCTCCGTGGGACAGGCCGCGGCCCGGCACCCGCTGCTCGGCGCGGCCGTCGCAGTGGCCGGCGCCGACGAGGTCATCCTCACCGGGCTGCTGTCGCTGCGCGTGCACCCGTGGCTCGCCGAGCACGATACGGTGCCCGGCGCGACCTGGCTGGAACTCGCCCTCCGGGCCGGCGACCAGGTCGGCTGCGACCGCGTGGAGCGCCTCGAGATCGGCGCGCCCCTCACGCTCACCGAGCAGTCCGCCGTGACCCTGCAGGTCCGCGTCGGCGTGCCCGGCGACGACGGCGGCCGTGCGGTCGCCGTGCACTCGCGTACCGGCGACGGGCCGTGGATCGCACACGCCTCGGGTCGTCTCGCCGAGGACGGCGGTCGGCCGTACGAGATCGGCGACGCCCCGGTCGAGGCGGCGCTGCCGGACGGGCTGGCCGGTGACGCCCGCTACTTCGGCCTGCACCCGGAACTGCTCACCGCGCTGCTCGACGACGATCTGGAACCGGCCGTGTTCACCGGCGTCACCCTGCACGCCTCCGGCGCGACCAGGCTGCGCGCCATGCTGACCCGGCGCGGCACGAACGGCTACCGGATCGCGGCCGCCGACCCGGCCGGCGCGCCGGTGCTGTCCATCGAGTCGGTGACCCTGCGCGAGCCCGTGGCGGCCGCCGCCGACGGTCCCCGTGGATCCCTGCTGGACCTGCGCTGGATCGCCGCCGACGCGTCGACCGCGGGCCGGACGGTCACCCTCGCCGACGAGCTGGACGACGTGAACGGCGACGCTGATCTGGTGCTCGTGCCGATCGCGGGCGCCGGCGAGGACGTCGCGGCCGAGGCACACCGGCTCACCGCGTACGCCCTCGGTCTGATCCACCAGTGGTTGGCCACCGACCGCTTCGGCGACGCCCGGCTCGCCTTCGTCACCGACGGCGCGGTCGGCACCGGCGACGGCGACCCGATCCGCGACGTCGCGGCGAGCGCCGTCTGGGGTCTCGTCCGGGCCGCCCAGTCCGAGCACCCGGACCGGTTCCTGCTGGCCGACACCGCCACCGGTATCGAGGCGGTGCCCGCCGACGAGCCGCAGTTCGCGGTCCGCGACGGCGTGACGCTGGTGCCCCGCCTGGGCCGGGCGGTCCTGCCGGAGTCGGGCGCATGGACGCCGCGCGGCACCGTGCTCATCACCGGCGGTACGGGCGGTCTCGGCTCGCAGCTCGCCCACCATCTCGCCGGGCGTGGCGCGAATCTGGTGCTGGTCAGCCGCCGCGGTCCGGACGCGCCCGGCGCGGACGGGCTGCCGGGCCGGGTCGTGGCCTGCGACCTGACCGACCGTGCCGCCGTGGACGAGCTGGTCGCGGGCATTCCCGACCTGTCCGCGGTCGTGCACACCGCGGGTGTCCTCGACGACGGCGTGATCACCGCCCTGAACCCGGACCGGCTCGCCACCGTGCTGCGTCCCAAGGTCGACGCGGCCTGGAACCTGCACGCGGCAACGAAAGATCTCGACGCGTTCGTGCTGTTCTCCTCGATCTCCGGCATCATGGGCAGCGCCGGACAGGCCAACTACGCAGCCGGCAACGTGTTCCTGGACGCTCTCGCCGCATACCGGCGGTCGCGAGGCCTCGCCGCACAGTCACTCGCCTGGCCCGCCTGGGCGGGCGGCAGCGGCATGACCGCCACCCTCAGCGAGAGCGACATGCAGCGCGCCTCCTCCGGTCTGCCGCCGCTCACCGTCGCACAGGGCCTTGCCCTCTTCGACACCGCCACCGAGGTCGGATCGCCGTACCTGGTGCCGGTCAGCATGTCGTCCACCAGGGTGCGGATGCCCGGCGTCGTCCCGGCCGTGCTGCGCGACCTCGTCAAGGGCGGCCGCCGCACCGCGGCCGGCAGCGCCGGGACGGCGGCCACCCTGGCCGCACTCACCCAGCAGCTCGCCGGGCGCCGCGAGGACGAGCGGATCCGCTACGTCGCCGACCTCATCCGCACCGAGGCGGCCGGCGTGCTCGGCCACACCTCGGCGGCCGCCGTCGATGCCCACCGCGAGTTCCGCGACATCGGCTTCGACTCGCTCACCGCGGTGGAACTGCGCAACCGGCTCACCGCGGTGACCGGCCTGCGGCTGCCCGCCACCATGGTCTTCGACCACCCCACCCCGGCCGTGCTCGCCGAACACCTCACCAAGGAACTGGTCAGCGAGCACACCGCGCAGGACGGCCCGGCCCTGCTCGCGGACCTGGACCGGCTCGGTGCCGCTCTCAGCGCCAGCGAGCCCGACGACGTCACCCGGGCCGCGGTCACCACCCGGCTGCGCCGGATTCTCGACGCCTGGCGCGCCGCCGAATCCGGCACCGCCGGGGTGGCCGAGCGGCTCGGGAGCGCGTCCGCCGACGACCTGTTCGCCTTCATCGATAACGAACTCGGCCGCCAGGGCGATCGCTGA